One window of the Cherax quadricarinatus isolate ZL_2023a chromosome 1, ASM3850222v1, whole genome shotgun sequence genome contains the following:
- the LOC128688333 gene encoding protein nubbin-like isoform X6, producing the protein MALIMWPRNVDSSQLTADPLRKMDRDRMSSPTTRGTFAEALAALKSRTEGSSSVNGCEREEVVSDCGSDGVHDHTLDDSMDGTTPPTSSSDVPTPTARPRTPTPVGLVQTHVSHHAQMQMPPTPRHFHPVINLQARDLTSRSSNGGRSPTPSPPPMMPPHTSAALPSPSPTPTVTHTPITSAASPTTAPAAAHSVQAALAAIQAGSLSLNQLMALGAQGPGLLMQNQLAAAAAAANQLPVSSPLPSLGSLNPQELQALQQTLSQQQQQIQQQLQQFMLFSQPSAASQLPPQAQLFLQSQQLQYLQNLLQQGLLASPGLASMQGLQPPVSQAPSQASQVRNVQHAVAQAAQQLQQLQKAHQQHQQHQQQQQQHQHQHQHHQPPRDIRDLRDIRDLRDIRDLREVPMRDIREPPLRPPPLEPSHISSSPLAPHLPPHGHMARPPMPHSPPPPPRHWEPLPEEPTDLEELEQFAKTFKQRRIKLGFTQGDVGLAMGKLYGNDFSQTTISRFEALNLSFKNMCKLKPLLQKWLTDADKTISDPTTVSNSLSSPDAVGRRRKKRTSIETSVRVALERAFIQNPKPTSEEISMLADNLSMEKEVVRVWFCNR; encoded by the exons AGGGCAGCAGCAGCGTGAACGGTTGTGAGAGGGAAGAGGTCGTCAGTGATTGCGGTAGTGATGGCGTCCACGACCACACCCTCGATGACTCCATGGATGGCACCACCCCGCCCACCTCCTCCTCCGACGTGCCCACGCCCACCGCCCGCCCACGCACGCCCACGCCCGTGGGGCTCGTGCAGACCCACGTTTCCCACCACGCCCAGATGCAGATGCCGCCCACCCCAAGACACTTCCACCCAGTTATTAATTTG CAGGCTCGTGACCTGACCAGCCGCTCCAGCAATGGAGGTCGCTCGCCCACGCCCTCACCTCCGCCCATGATGCCCCCACACACCTCGGCCGCCCTCCCATCACCCTCTCCCACGCCCAcggtcacacacacacccatcaccagcGCCGCCTCGCCCACCACCGCCCCTGCTGCCGCCCATTCCGTGCAGGCCGCCCTCGCTGCCATTCAAGCTGGCTCCCTCTCCCTCAACCAG TTAATGGCTCTAGGAGCCCAGGGGCCTGGCTTGCTGATGCAGAAtcagttagcagcagcagcagctgcggcCAACCAGCTCCCTGTGTCATCACCATTACCAAGCCTGGGCTCACTCAACCCTCAGGAGTTGCAG GCACTCCAGCAGACActctcacagcagcagcagcagattcaACAGCAACTTCAGCAGTTCATGCTGTTCTCACAGCCTAGTGCTGCATCACAGTTGCCACCTCAGGCACAACTCTTTCTTCAGAGTCAG CAATTGCAGTACTTGCAAAATTTGCTGCAGCAAGGCCTCTTAGCCTCTCCGGGGCTTGCAAGCATGCAGGGGTTACAGCCACCAGTGTCGCAGGCACCCTCACAAGCATCACAGGTTCGTAATGTACAGCATGCTGTAGCACAAGCTGCTCAGCAATTACAACAGCTACAGAAGgctcaccaacaacatcaacagcatcaacagcagcaacagcagcaccagcatcagcatcagcaccaTCAACCCCCAAGGGATATTAGAGACTTAAGAGATATTCGTGATCTGAGAGATATTAGAGACCTGAGGGAAGTACCTATGCGAGATATCCGTGAACCTCCACTGCGGCCTCCACCCCTTGAACCTTCACACATCTCCAGCTCACCACTGGCACCTCACTTGCCACCACATGGTCACATGGCACGCCCTCCTATGCCTCATTCACCGCCTCCACCTCCTCGTCATTGGGAACCACTTCCAGAGGAGCCAACAGATTTGGAGGAATTGGAGCAATTTGCTAAGACCTTTAAACAACGACGCATCAAACTAGGCtttacccagggtgatgtaggaCTGGCCATGGGCAAGTTATACGGCAATGACTTTTCTCAGACTACCATTAGTCGTTTTGAAGCCCTAAACCTCTCCTTCAAGAATATGTGTAAACTGAAACCACTGCTTCAGAAGTGGCTAACCGATGCTGACAAGACTATTTCTGATCCAACAACTGTCAGCAACTCCCTTTCATCACCTGACGCAGTTGGCCGTCGACGAAAGAAGCGCACCTCTATTGAAACTAGTGTACGTGTGGCTCTTGAGCGAGCCTTCATCCAGAACCCTAAGCCCACCTCAGAGGAAATCTCTATGCTTGCAGATAACCTCTCAATGGAAAAAGAGGTAGTCAGGGTCTGGTTCTGTAACAGGTAA